The following proteins are encoded in a genomic region of Pseudoxanthomonas suwonensis 11-1:
- a CDS encoding ATP-binding domain-containing protein has protein sequence MRFPKFTELDKEQRAIYIGAPSNESILVMGPPGTGKTVLAFFRAAELQKRHAKDKSQSTKPFVIMYNRTLKVYTSKREDGVASGVECATMNRWVWGWYKKAKGTAPPSRPGSKSNFDTDWDAMLGPLLEQAISKPERVNWGHLIVDEGQDFPPGLYQTLSMLSGIISGPGGRPAVTVFADDNQRLDERSNSTLQQIEEALSLKKDRVYRLKKNYRNSKQIAEFARHYYVGLRSGVPDLPARVGPSKPKVVIASSFEVVRRRIADFVSARRQLDVGVLCPREPERRKIFNSLSHRLQGSGVLVQTYSYASRDAHPAENLVFDKGGSVTVLNFQSSKGLEFDAVFIIDPFVSGAGAVDVQSRMQLYVMASRARNHLELLLTNPPDDLTGFLPPEDLYEQAHE, from the coding sequence ATGAGGTTTCCGAAGTTCACCGAATTGGACAAGGAACAGCGCGCGATCTATATCGGCGCACCGTCCAACGAGTCAATCCTCGTCATGGGACCGCCTGGCACGGGCAAGACCGTCCTCGCGTTCTTTCGGGCCGCGGAGTTACAGAAGAGGCACGCGAAGGACAAGAGCCAGTCAACGAAGCCATTCGTCATCATGTACAACCGAACCCTCAAGGTTTACACGTCGAAGCGGGAAGACGGCGTGGCCAGCGGCGTGGAATGCGCCACGATGAACCGCTGGGTCTGGGGGTGGTACAAGAAAGCCAAGGGAACTGCGCCACCATCTCGTCCAGGCTCGAAGTCAAACTTCGATACCGATTGGGATGCAATGCTGGGACCTTTGCTCGAGCAAGCCATAAGCAAGCCTGAAAGAGTCAACTGGGGGCATCTCATCGTCGACGAGGGGCAGGACTTCCCGCCGGGCCTTTATCAGACACTCTCCATGCTTTCCGGAATCATCAGTGGGCCCGGGGGGCGGCCTGCAGTGACGGTCTTCGCCGATGACAACCAGCGGCTGGACGAGAGATCGAATTCGACGCTGCAACAGATCGAAGAAGCGCTATCCCTTAAGAAGGACCGGGTCTACCGGCTCAAGAAGAACTACCGGAACAGCAAGCAGATCGCGGAGTTCGCGCGCCATTACTACGTCGGGCTTCGCAGCGGCGTTCCCGACCTGCCTGCTCGGGTTGGCCCTTCGAAGCCTAAGGTTGTGATCGCAAGCAGCTTTGAGGTGGTGAGACGGAGAATCGCGGACTTCGTGAGTGCACGTCGCCAGCTTGATGTGGGCGTTCTTTGCCCCAGGGAGCCTGAGCGCAGGAAGATCTTTAATAGCCTTAGCCACCGCCTTCAGGGCTCGGGGGTTCTTGTACAAACGTACTCGTATGCCTCGAGGGATGCCCATCCTGCCGAGAACCTCGTTTTCGACAAGGGCGGCTCCGTCACTGTACTGAACTTCCAAAGCTCAAAAGGTCTAGAGTTCGATGCCGTCTTCATCATCGACCCCTTCGTTTCCGGCGCAGGGGCAGTCGACGTGCAGTCAAGGATGCAGCTGTACGTCATGGCGTCTCGCGCGAGGAACCATCTAGAATTGCTGCTGACAAATCCGCCAGACGATCTCACTGGCTTCTTGCCCCCTGAGGACTTGTATGAGCAGGCGCACGAGTAA
- the drmB gene encoding DUF1998 domain-containing protein codes for MSSKKTIRRGQVVSPFGVGAILDIGPESFAVADVSRWDRDGLSRIPDSRLEDKLRSPIRTPSGKEGESSVAISRFPRWHFCPKCRRMRRVSSAEDQARQYKVPRCEYCGPRVEMTPMGFVAVCAEGHLGDIDWHFWAHHRRNSTDGVCSRQSADLYFETSGRGGGDWSSIRVRCGCGAKNDFSGLVQVQAPGGMRCGGGQPWKRDRSKCASPVWVYRRAASNLHFPSQVSALDLAMAQVTETPATDLAQVWQGEPDYKLIEAAHAALKDLDRTFASAGSRIERFAERHGCTLEAARSALASVLSGKNGAASTDQSVDVDSPDFRSQILCEEWAVLANGRDVNGSTLQIRRCPIPPSWPAELRRTVQTVSMVRRLREVRALIGFRRLSPSTDNPLVPVDLGSAASRWYPGVEAWGEGIFIQLSEPEVAAWERRAQAAMAGRLARMVPKVAAMGWDGSLATPRFLMLHSLAHAVVRRLSFDAGYSASSIRERIYSATGPEAMCGILLYTADGDSEGSLGGLVRMGHPERFGALLRSALQDMAWCSADPVCRETEATGLDGLNAASCHACVLISETSCSYNNCALDRRTLVRIGAIEPFFDVNDLVRPG; via the coding sequence GTGAGCTCGAAAAAGACGATCAGGCGCGGGCAGGTGGTGAGCCCGTTCGGCGTGGGCGCGATACTCGATATCGGCCCGGAGTCCTTTGCCGTAGCCGATGTCAGTCGCTGGGATCGTGACGGCCTGTCGCGGATCCCGGACAGTCGCCTCGAAGACAAACTGCGCAGTCCCATAAGGACGCCGTCCGGCAAGGAGGGTGAGTCCTCCGTAGCCATTAGCCGGTTCCCGCGCTGGCATTTTTGCCCTAAGTGCCGTCGCATGCGCCGGGTCAGCTCGGCCGAAGACCAGGCGAGGCAGTACAAGGTCCCGAGGTGCGAGTACTGCGGGCCGAGGGTCGAGATGACGCCGATGGGCTTCGTCGCCGTTTGCGCGGAAGGGCATCTCGGGGACATCGACTGGCACTTTTGGGCCCACCATCGGCGGAACTCTACCGATGGCGTCTGCTCGCGACAGAGCGCTGACCTGTACTTCGAGACGTCCGGGCGAGGTGGGGGCGACTGGTCATCCATCCGGGTCCGTTGCGGATGCGGCGCCAAGAACGACTTCTCAGGCCTGGTGCAAGTACAAGCCCCTGGCGGGATGCGTTGCGGAGGCGGACAGCCTTGGAAGAGGGATCGGTCCAAGTGTGCCTCGCCCGTTTGGGTTTATCGGCGAGCGGCGAGCAACCTTCACTTCCCTAGTCAGGTCTCGGCGCTGGACCTGGCGATGGCACAGGTTACCGAAACCCCAGCGACCGACTTGGCCCAGGTTTGGCAAGGCGAGCCGGATTACAAACTAATCGAAGCAGCGCACGCCGCCCTCAAGGATCTGGATAGGACCTTCGCCAGTGCCGGGAGTCGAATCGAGCGGTTCGCCGAGCGGCATGGATGCACGTTGGAAGCCGCCCGATCGGCATTGGCCTCGGTCCTCTCAGGAAAGAATGGGGCGGCGAGCACGGACCAATCTGTGGACGTGGATTCTCCGGACTTCAGGTCGCAGATCCTTTGTGAGGAGTGGGCCGTCCTGGCCAACGGGCGTGACGTTAACGGAAGCACCCTGCAGATCAGGCGTTGTCCGATCCCGCCTTCCTGGCCCGCGGAGCTGCGTAGGACCGTCCAGACCGTCTCGATGGTCAGGCGGCTAAGGGAGGTCCGCGCGCTGATCGGATTCAGGAGACTTTCGCCAAGCACCGACAATCCCCTAGTCCCGGTCGATCTTGGAAGTGCCGCTTCTCGGTGGTACCCAGGCGTCGAGGCTTGGGGGGAAGGAATATTCATCCAGCTCTCAGAGCCCGAGGTGGCTGCCTGGGAGCGTCGGGCGCAAGCGGCGATGGCGGGGCGACTGGCGCGGATGGTGCCAAAGGTCGCAGCAATGGGGTGGGACGGGTCGCTGGCTACTCCGAGATTCCTGATGTTGCACTCGCTAGCCCATGCCGTGGTACGCAGGCTGAGTTTCGACGCTGGCTACTCAGCGTCTTCGATCCGCGAGCGGATCTATTCAGCCACCGGGCCCGAGGCGATGTGCGGGATCTTGCTTTACACGGCAGACGGGGATTCCGAGGGGTCGCTAGGCGGCCTCGTCAGGATGGGGCATCCCGAGCGCTTCGGTGCCTTGTTGCGATCGGCCTTGCAGGACATGGCGTGGTGCTCCGCGGACCCGGTTTGCCGGGAAACCGAAGCGACCGGTCTGGACGGGCTCAATGCCGCGTCCTGCCACGCGTGCGTGCTGATCTCTGAGACGAGCTGTTCTTACAACAACTGCGCGCTCGACCGGAGAACGTTGGTTCGCATCGGCGCGATCGAGCCATTCTTCGATGTCAACGACTTGGTGCGACCAGGGTAG
- a CDS encoding helicase gives MEELVKARAQFAEYVRGVLIGPMQGDDEDVEGTPLLRYMMGMLFPRQGEIELAEDGTEEGTRTAGGEGDESQDSSRRAMPSSVGLSFLVPADAMLVATVSAGIYERTDGGSSSRRDKSKWRRKQLPREDIPLTLSDGVSKKGILDGRGWLYLNCRPWGEGRKLVTVTLVNANEPAKTLDPASLLFQCLLSVEAHDGEILPYPQPESPSALGQEEAELRHLYRESPPFARGHGAAAMWGAGQLPCRRVWADFLPSCEVRSATFEIRVSNPLDPRYSDVEFLAFHPERAEVQRVLQGLVEAFEAWVNEEEDGARTAGAEAGIKLAKRCRDWCKRMREGVESLADDATFKVFQLANRAMLWQRQMAEAGLGGPYPPSIARAAPELGRGLGFKWRPFQIAFFLGTIRSLVDEACTEREVVDVIWFPTGGGKTEAYLLVAAFELLRRRMVSGGVDAGTGVLSRYTLRMLTTQQFQRTGMLACSLELLRRSSPELLGRRPFSVGLWVGQSLTPNKFSNAEELLEQWDLGNSEARNPFLVDRCPACATALVDHANRVAGVSCSASSFKFHCLSSACQFHAWLPMQVVDEALYRDPPSILLGTLDKFAGLSWDHSPRAFFGGLDGTASPPSLIIQDELHLISGPLGSISAPYEIAIDGIVRARNKGIGPKVIASTATIRNSREQVRGLYGRSSTVFPSPVNRWDDAFFFRLQDPSEKPGRLYLGAMGQGTTTPVVSMVWSAAALLQASAEVQLPESLADSYWTVLAYLNSRRELGRTITAASQEIPDRMKAIASADDKVREIGEVMELSSQMTKDMGEAIRSLERKGTKQSPAVGFVPCTSIISVGVDVPRLGVMLVNGQPKLTAEYIQASSRVGRSDAAPGLVLTLYSSAKPRDRSHYEDFLGYHQAVYRYVEPTSVTPYAPPARERTLHAAIIALIRHATQFGGNDAARRVDFTQEPVVSLIARFKATIGAADPSEADEASQCIDEFLGLWSEVAGGGSQLSYVSAGRQHPTALIRDFGADEVLGYRQAMRSVRNVDPDVILLPVEEA, from the coding sequence ATGGAAGAACTAGTCAAGGCTCGCGCGCAGTTCGCGGAGTACGTGAGGGGTGTCCTCATTGGCCCCATGCAAGGGGACGACGAGGACGTCGAAGGAACCCCGCTCCTTCGCTACATGATGGGGATGCTATTCCCCCGCCAGGGCGAGATCGAGCTCGCCGAGGATGGAACAGAAGAGGGGACGAGGACGGCAGGCGGTGAGGGCGATGAGTCGCAAGATTCCAGTCGGCGTGCGATGCCGTCCTCGGTCGGATTGAGCTTCCTGGTGCCTGCCGACGCAATGCTCGTCGCCACGGTGTCCGCGGGCATCTATGAGCGGACGGATGGCGGCTCGTCTTCCCGGCGAGACAAGTCGAAGTGGCGCCGCAAGCAACTTCCGCGGGAGGACATCCCGCTCACCCTTTCCGACGGAGTGAGCAAGAAGGGCATCCTAGACGGGCGCGGTTGGCTCTACTTGAACTGCCGGCCATGGGGCGAGGGACGAAAGCTTGTAACCGTCACGCTGGTGAACGCCAATGAGCCCGCCAAGACCCTGGACCCGGCTTCCCTTCTCTTTCAATGCCTCCTAAGCGTCGAGGCCCATGATGGGGAAATCCTCCCTTATCCGCAGCCGGAATCGCCCTCGGCCCTCGGCCAGGAGGAGGCGGAGTTGCGGCACCTCTACAGGGAGTCGCCCCCGTTCGCGAGGGGGCATGGCGCGGCGGCTATGTGGGGCGCCGGGCAGCTGCCCTGCAGGAGGGTCTGGGCTGACTTCCTTCCCTCCTGCGAAGTGCGCTCGGCGACGTTCGAGATTCGCGTCTCGAACCCGCTGGACCCGCGCTACAGCGACGTGGAGTTCCTCGCCTTCCATCCGGAACGCGCTGAGGTCCAACGTGTCCTCCAGGGCTTGGTTGAAGCCTTCGAGGCTTGGGTGAACGAAGAAGAAGACGGTGCGAGGACCGCGGGTGCTGAGGCTGGCATCAAGCTCGCGAAGCGGTGCCGCGACTGGTGCAAGCGCATGCGCGAGGGCGTCGAGTCGCTTGCGGACGATGCGACCTTCAAGGTCTTCCAGCTCGCAAACCGCGCAATGCTCTGGCAGAGGCAGATGGCGGAGGCCGGACTGGGCGGGCCCTACCCACCTTCAATAGCACGGGCTGCGCCCGAGCTCGGCCGCGGGCTTGGGTTCAAGTGGCGACCGTTCCAGATTGCCTTCTTCCTTGGCACTATTCGCTCGCTGGTGGACGAAGCGTGCACCGAGCGGGAGGTGGTGGACGTCATCTGGTTCCCCACGGGCGGTGGCAAGACCGAGGCGTACTTGCTCGTGGCGGCATTCGAGCTCTTGCGCCGCCGCATGGTCAGCGGGGGCGTGGATGCGGGCACGGGCGTGCTGAGCCGGTACACCCTGCGCATGCTGACGACCCAGCAGTTCCAACGCACCGGGATGTTGGCGTGTAGCTTGGAACTCCTCAGGAGGTCTTCCCCCGAGCTACTCGGGCGGCGCCCGTTCAGCGTCGGGCTCTGGGTGGGGCAGAGCCTAACCCCAAACAAATTCAGCAATGCCGAGGAACTACTCGAGCAATGGGATCTCGGCAACTCAGAAGCGAGAAACCCGTTCCTAGTTGACCGGTGCCCTGCGTGCGCCACGGCATTGGTGGACCACGCCAATCGGGTCGCTGGCGTTTCTTGCAGCGCCTCCAGCTTCAAGTTCCACTGCTTGAGCTCTGCATGCCAATTCCATGCGTGGCTACCTATGCAAGTGGTCGACGAGGCTTTGTACCGCGACCCCCCGTCGATCCTGCTCGGTACGCTGGACAAGTTCGCCGGGCTTTCATGGGACCACAGTCCTAGGGCGTTCTTTGGTGGGTTGGATGGTACTGCCAGCCCGCCATCGCTAATCATTCAGGACGAGCTCCACCTGATCTCTGGGCCACTGGGTTCCATCAGCGCTCCCTACGAGATAGCGATCGATGGAATCGTCCGGGCCAGAAACAAGGGAATCGGGCCCAAGGTCATTGCCTCGACGGCCACGATTAGAAATAGCCGGGAGCAAGTCCGTGGGCTCTATGGCAGGTCATCGACCGTTTTCCCCTCACCCGTTAACCGTTGGGACGATGCCTTCTTCTTCCGATTGCAAGATCCATCGGAGAAGCCTGGGCGGCTCTACCTCGGCGCCATGGGCCAAGGTACGACTACTCCAGTGGTGTCCATGGTTTGGAGCGCGGCGGCGCTCTTGCAGGCCAGCGCGGAGGTACAGCTCCCGGAGTCGCTGGCCGACTCTTACTGGACCGTACTGGCATACCTGAATAGTCGCCGCGAACTCGGCCGCACGATAACGGCGGCCTCCCAGGAAATCCCGGATCGCATGAAGGCGATCGCATCTGCGGACGACAAAGTTAGGGAGATAGGCGAGGTCATGGAGCTCAGCTCCCAGATGACGAAGGACATGGGTGAAGCCATCCGGTCCCTCGAGCGGAAGGGGACCAAGCAAAGCCCGGCTGTCGGTTTCGTGCCTTGCACGAGCATCATCTCGGTTGGCGTCGACGTACCTCGCCTCGGCGTGATGCTAGTGAATGGACAGCCAAAGCTGACGGCGGAATACATCCAAGCCTCGAGTCGCGTCGGCCGTTCCGATGCGGCGCCCGGCCTCGTGCTCACCCTTTATTCGTCCGCAAAGCCGCGCGACAGATCCCATTACGAGGATTTCCTCGGTTACCACCAAGCGGTTTACCGCTATGTCGAGCCCACCAGCGTGACGCCGTACGCTCCCCCTGCGAGGGAACGGACCCTCCATGCCGCCATCATCGCCTTGATCCGCCACGCGACCCAATTCGGTGGCAACGACGCGGCAAGGCGGGTGGACTTCACTCAGGAACCAGTCGTGAGCCTGATTGCTAGGTTCAAGGCCACCATTGGTGCGGCAGATCCATCCGAGGCCGACGAGGCGAGCCAGTGCATAGACGAGTTCTTGGGACTCTGGTCGGAGGTGGCTGGCGGCGGGTCACAGCTTTCCTATGTGTCAGCGGGAAGGCAGCACCCGACCGCACTGATAAGGGATTTCGGGGCGGACGAGGTGCTTGGGTACCGCCAGGCCATGCGGTCGGTGCGAAACGTGGATCCGGACGTGATCCTGTTGCCTGTCGAGGAGGCCTGA
- a CDS encoding NERD domain-containing protein has product MPHPDSTGSERLVLKLLRGVDWGQGARALNSLNLPAHLYQRWGEIDFLVIGPRGLLAIEVKGGDVSCANGCWIYEDRLGRVVKRSKSPVVQAKDAYFSLIRNYVEDAMGRGFDTSVPSGFCVVLAGAGRKELDGLLGTPELPDELTGTREDVASPGAFERFLKRVAKHWQDKSGAKREIAPWDVERLVKTLRPEFDKVKPLALSREQTINELVELTEEQYEALDLWEGASRILCMAPAGCGKTLLATELFRRARAEGSDALMLCGTDNLARTIGETLKDTTRVVSLPQLEAMHADHRPAADLLVIDEGQQALDPERMAMLDKCVRGGLRNGRWAWFGDPNYQLTIDPEVARVALDELRVLSSVQPKLRKNCRNTPEIVQFAELASGVQIGHALTKGRGLPPKTEEVGGDTGAFARVVGIQVRDWISQGIPASEICIIAPGSDAAEISRRAGLVGGFSVALWWEVPAPPNIVRYCDVDEFRGLESPFLVLCVPSFEGGDLELSKLFYLAITRANFALTVVAPPRVMERLKAKVEASLLASLG; this is encoded by the coding sequence ATGCCGCATCCGGATTCGACTGGATCGGAAAGGCTCGTCCTCAAGCTACTTCGTGGGGTCGACTGGGGCCAAGGCGCGCGCGCGTTGAATAGCCTCAATCTCCCGGCTCACCTTTACCAGCGGTGGGGCGAAATCGACTTCTTGGTAATAGGGCCTCGCGGCTTGCTAGCCATCGAGGTCAAGGGTGGCGATGTCTCGTGCGCTAACGGGTGCTGGATCTATGAGGATCGCCTTGGAAGGGTGGTCAAGCGGTCCAAGTCCCCAGTTGTACAGGCCAAGGATGCGTATTTTTCCCTGATCCGGAACTATGTCGAAGACGCCATGGGGAGAGGCTTCGACACCTCGGTGCCGTCAGGGTTCTGCGTGGTGCTAGCCGGAGCGGGGCGAAAGGAGCTAGATGGCTTGCTAGGTACACCCGAACTGCCGGATGAGCTAACGGGGACCCGGGAGGACGTCGCCAGTCCGGGGGCGTTCGAGCGTTTCCTAAAGCGGGTGGCGAAGCACTGGCAGGACAAGAGTGGGGCGAAGCGGGAGATCGCTCCATGGGACGTCGAGCGGCTCGTCAAGACCCTCAGGCCGGAGTTCGACAAGGTCAAGCCCCTCGCGCTCTCACGCGAGCAGACAATCAATGAACTCGTCGAGCTTACGGAGGAGCAATACGAGGCGCTGGACCTTTGGGAGGGCGCCAGCCGAATCCTCTGCATGGCGCCGGCCGGATGCGGTAAGACACTGCTGGCCACGGAGCTCTTCAGGCGCGCCAGGGCCGAAGGTTCTGACGCCCTCATGCTCTGCGGGACAGACAATCTGGCGAGGACGATAGGCGAGACACTTAAGGACACCACGAGGGTGGTTTCGCTGCCACAGCTTGAGGCCATGCATGCCGACCATAGGCCTGCCGCCGACCTATTGGTAATAGACGAGGGACAACAGGCACTGGATCCCGAGCGGATGGCGATGCTCGATAAGTGCGTGAGGGGCGGCCTGCGCAACGGGCGTTGGGCTTGGTTTGGGGATCCCAATTATCAGCTGACCATTGATCCCGAAGTGGCCCGGGTCGCGCTAGATGAACTCCGCGTACTTTCGTCCGTCCAGCCGAAGCTCAGGAAGAACTGCCGAAACACCCCGGAAATAGTCCAGTTCGCCGAACTTGCATCTGGTGTTCAGATTGGCCACGCGCTCACGAAGGGACGGGGACTGCCACCAAAGACCGAGGAGGTAGGCGGCGATACGGGGGCATTCGCTAGGGTCGTCGGAATTCAGGTGCGTGATTGGATCTCGCAGGGGATCCCAGCTTCCGAGATTTGCATCATCGCGCCAGGCTCCGATGCCGCGGAAATATCACGTCGTGCCGGCTTGGTCGGCGGATTCAGCGTGGCGCTTTGGTGGGAGGTGCCCGCCCCGCCAAACATCGTCCGCTACTGCGACGTAGACGAGTTCAGAGGCCTTGAATCCCCGTTCCTAGTGCTTTGCGTCCCGTCCTTCGAAGGGGGAGACCTGGAGCTATCGAAGTTGTTCTACCTGGCGATTACCAGGGCGAACTTTGCCCTGACAGTGGTCGCGCCGCCCCGGGTAATGGAGCGATTGAAAGCTAAGGTCGAGGCGTCGCTACTGGCGTCATTGGGATGA
- a CDS encoding carboxylesterase family protein — protein MAAYPAQVEAAARAYDIARAGPVESLVRILSDAGYVEPARHYARQHPAAWVYRFSYVPTRDRAHARGAHHGAELPYVFDTADWNLSAEDRREVDAVHGAWVRFIRTGNPGWPAHATEGEPINDFTLDGPVVGPDPLRERLDVVAAAKGR, from the coding sequence ATGGCCGCTTACCCGGCGCAGGTCGAGGCCGCCGCACGTGCCTACGACATTGCACGCGCTGGCCCGGTCGAATCGCTGGTGCGCATCCTCTCCGACGCCGGCTACGTCGAGCCCGCGCGCCACTATGCCCGCCAGCACCCGGCCGCCTGGGTGTACCGGTTCTCCTACGTCCCCACCAGGGACCGCGCCCACGCCCGCGGCGCCCACCACGGCGCCGAGCTGCCCTACGTGTTCGATACCGCGGACTGGAACCTGTCGGCCGAGGACCGCCGCGAGGTGGACGCGGTGCACGGCGCCTGGGTGCGCTTCATCCGCACCGGCAACCCGGGCTGGCCAGCGCATGCCACCGAAGGCGAACCCATCAACGACTTCACCCTGGACGGCCCGGTGGTCGGGCCCGACCCGCTGCGGGAACGGCTGGACGTGGTGGCGGCGGCGAAGGGGCGCTGA
- a CDS encoding adenylosuccinate synthase encodes MGQSVVVLGAQWGDEGKGKIVDLLTEEIGAVVRFQGGHNAGHTLVINGKKTVLHLIPSGILRDDALCLIGNGVVISPAALVKEIAELEAAGVEVRSRLKISPAAPLIMPYHIALDQAREKAAGGKAIGTTGRGIGPAYEDKVARRGIRIADLHYPEQLAEKLKAALDYHNFVLTKYLGVEPVDFETTYKEALEFGEYVEPMKSDVAGICHELRKQGKRVMFEGAQGALLDIDHGTYPYVTSSNTTVGGALAGTGVGAQDIDYVLGIAKAYATRVGGGPFPTELDDEIGQGIRDRGAEYGASTGRPRRCGWMDIVALKRAVAINGISGLCITKLDVLDGMEKLKVCIAYEYRGKRTEYAPLDAQGWEEITPVYLEFPGWSETTHGITNWDELPPAARAYLRALEELAGCPISIVSTGPDREHTMILQDPFA; translated from the coding sequence ATGGGCCAGTCAGTCGTCGTCCTCGGTGCCCAGTGGGGCGATGAGGGCAAGGGCAAGATCGTCGACCTGCTTACCGAAGAGATCGGCGCCGTCGTGCGCTTCCAGGGCGGCCACAATGCCGGCCACACCCTGGTCATCAACGGCAAGAAGACCGTCCTGCACCTGATCCCGTCCGGCATCCTGCGCGACGACGCGCTGTGCCTGATCGGCAACGGCGTGGTGATCTCGCCGGCGGCCCTGGTCAAGGAGATCGCCGAGCTGGAAGCGGCCGGCGTGGAAGTGCGCAGCCGCCTGAAGATCAGCCCGGCCGCCCCGCTGATCATGCCGTACCACATCGCCCTGGATCAGGCCCGCGAGAAGGCCGCCGGCGGCAAGGCCATCGGCACCACCGGCCGCGGCATCGGCCCGGCGTACGAGGACAAGGTGGCGCGTCGCGGCATCCGCATCGCCGACCTGCACTATCCCGAGCAGCTGGCCGAGAAGCTCAAGGCCGCGCTGGACTACCACAACTTCGTGCTGACCAAGTACCTGGGCGTGGAGCCGGTGGACTTCGAGACCACCTACAAGGAAGCGCTGGAGTTCGGCGAGTACGTCGAGCCGATGAAGTCCGACGTCGCCGGCATCTGCCACGAGCTGCGCAAGCAGGGCAAGCGCGTGATGTTCGAAGGCGCCCAGGGCGCGCTGCTGGACATCGACCACGGCACCTATCCGTACGTCACCAGCTCCAACACCACCGTCGGCGGCGCCCTGGCCGGTACCGGCGTCGGCGCCCAGGACATCGACTACGTGCTGGGCATCGCCAAGGCCTACGCCACCCGCGTCGGCGGCGGCCCGTTCCCGACCGAGCTGGACGACGAGATCGGCCAGGGCATCCGCGACCGCGGCGCCGAATACGGCGCCTCGACCGGCCGCCCGCGCCGCTGCGGCTGGATGGACATCGTCGCCCTCAAGCGCGCCGTGGCCATCAACGGCATCTCCGGCCTGTGCATCACCAAGCTCGACGTGCTCGACGGCATGGAGAAGCTGAAGGTCTGCATCGCCTACGAGTACCGCGGCAAGCGCACCGAGTACGCCCCGCTGGACGCCCAGGGCTGGGAAGAGATCACCCCGGTGTACCTGGAGTTCCCGGGCTGGAGCGAGACCACCCACGGCATCACCAACTGGGACGAGCTGCCCCCCGCGGCCCGCGCCTACCTGCGTGCCCTGGAGGAGCTGGCCGGCTGCCCGATCAGCATCGTCTCCACCGGCCCGGACCGCGAACACACCATGATCCTGCAGGATCCGTTCGCCTGA